In a single window of the Scyliorhinus torazame isolate Kashiwa2021f chromosome 2, sScyTor2.1, whole genome shotgun sequence genome:
- the LOC140407871 gene encoding EEF1A lysine methyltransferase 3-like: MTSSPSHENSSDDATKDENQTAIYYINQDVFEFCGYNLKIARSTSHNLGVSAYVWDAGIALCRYLEKENISFTGKKVIELGSGTGIVGILATLLGGNVTLTDQPQILHQIEHNISINVPFACRHRLNVRPLAWGEDHTKFPTDYDFILGSDLVYSSVYYSSLIRTLHHLANPDTTIYLSSAFRKGNGSLSFHEVLLPEYFDCLIVDRLSDKDITVYKMSRIGKGPEDWFRT; the protein is encoded by the exons ATGACCAGCTCTCCGTCCCACGAGAATTCCAGCGACGATGCCACAAAGGACGAGAATCAGACTGCGATCTATTACATCAACCAGGATGTCTTTGAGTTCTGTGGATACAACTTAAAGATCGCTCGAAGTACAAGCCATAACCTCGGCGTGTCTGCTTATGTCTGGGATGCA GGGATTGCTCTTTGCCGCTACTTGGAAAAGGAGAACATTAGTTTTACTGGGAAGAAAGTGATTGAGTTGGGATCGGGCACCGGAATTGTGGGAATTCTGGCAACACTACTAG GCGGAAATGTTACCTTGACAGATCAACCACAAATTCTGCATCAAATCGAACACAACATCTCCATCAACGTCCCGTTTGCTTGCAGACATCGTTTAAATGTGCGCCCCCTGGCTTGGGGTGAAGATCACACAAAATTCCCTACCGATTATGACTTCATTTTGGGTTCTGATCTTGTTTATAGCTCTGTTTATTACTCTTCGCTGATAAGAACATTGCACCATCTCGCTAATCCAGATACCACAATTTACCTCTCGTCCGCATTTCGAAAAGGAAATGGCTCCCTTTCCTTCCATGAAGTACTTCTACCTGAGTATTTTGACTGCCTGATTGTTGACAGGTTATCGGACAAGGACATTACTGTGTACAAAATGTCAAGAATTGGTAAAGGTCCTGAGGATTGGTTCCGAACATAA